A window of Dorea formicigenerans contains these coding sequences:
- a CDS encoding DUF1858 domain-containing protein — protein MARVTKEMTMGELLQTYYEQCPEIVDVLTGLGMHCIGCPSSIGESLADAAYVHGIDSDLLVEKLNATINAKLGE, from the coding sequence ATGGCACGAGTTACAAAGGAAATGACTATGGGAGAACTGCTTCAGACATATTATGAGCAGTGCCCTGAAATTGTAGATGTTCTTACAGGATTAGGAATGCATTGCATCGGATGCCCAAGCTCTATCGGAGAATCACTTGCAGATGCTGCATATGTTCACGGAATTGATTCAGATCTTCTTGTTGAGAAACTGAATGCAACAATTAATGCAAAACTTGGTGAGTAA
- a CDS encoding C40 family peptidase has translation MDSILRKGLFLVTLTGAIGVFPATAYASDIEDNQTMPGVGIEQVLNDCYSSQKEIQVEDYLAPEDKGEYLDMAFADVESFLYIRSEPTKQSEWVGKLYPGYAAKIVGPVGEWTKIESGSVTGYVYSQYIIIGRNAQQKAEEVVEASASADPKEAFSYAESREEEEARLAAEAEEAARKAEEEAQAVREAAGSGQAVVDYACQFIGNPYVWGGTSLTNGADCSGFVQSVYAHFGVNLPRTSSEMRSAGRGVSYSEALPGDIICYDGHVGIYMGDGQIVNAINSRKGIGILPATYKGILTVRRLL, from the coding sequence ATGGATTCGATTCTTAGAAAAGGATTGTTCCTAGTTACCTTGACAGGAGCTATTGGAGTTTTCCCAGCTACGGCATATGCTTCTGATATCGAGGATAATCAAACTATGCCAGGAGTGGGAATTGAGCAGGTGCTGAATGATTGTTATTCTTCACAGAAAGAGATTCAGGTGGAGGATTATCTGGCACCAGAAGATAAGGGTGAGTATTTAGATATGGCTTTTGCAGATGTTGAATCATTTTTATATATAAGAAGTGAACCGACAAAGCAGAGCGAATGGGTGGGTAAATTATATCCCGGTTATGCAGCAAAAATCGTAGGACCAGTTGGAGAATGGACGAAGATTGAATCTGGTTCGGTTACAGGGTATGTGTATTCGCAGTATATAATAATAGGAAGAAATGCTCAACAGAAGGCAGAGGAAGTCGTAGAAGCTTCTGCAAGCGCAGATCCAAAAGAAGCTTTTTCTTATGCAGAATCTAGAGAAGAAGAGGAAGCACGTTTGGCTGCGGAGGCAGAAGAAGCGGCCAGGAAAGCAGAGGAAGAGGCTCAGGCTGTGAGAGAGGCTGCCGGAAGTGGTCAGGCAGTGGTGGATTATGCATGTCAGTTTATCGGCAATCCATATGTCTGGGGAGGCACAAGCCTGACAAATGGAGCTGACTGCTCTGGTTTTGTGCAGTCTGTCTACGCACATTTTGGAGTGAATCTTCCAAGAACATCTTCAGAAATGCGAAGTGCCGGCAGGGGAGTCAGTTATTCGGAAGCACTTCCTGGGGACATCATTTGCTATGATGGACATGTCGGTATTTACATGGGAGACGGACAAATTGTAAATGCAATTAATAGCCGAAAAGGAATCGGGATATTGCCTGCCACGTATAAAGGAATCCTGACAGTAAGAAGATTACTTTAA
- a CDS encoding Fur family transcriptional regulator yields MATLKYSRQRASIKEYLDHTTEHPTADTVYLHVREEFPRISLGTVYRNLNLLADMGEAIKITTPDGGDRFDGNTHPHYHVVCTCCNRVFDLHIDEAHINTMNKLAEEHFDGTIDSHATLFYGTCQDCLTQKTSRES; encoded by the coding sequence ATGGCTACATTGAAATACAGCAGACAGCGAGCATCCATTAAAGAATATCTCGATCATACAACTGAGCATCCAACTGCTGATACTGTATATCTTCATGTAAGAGAAGAATTCCCCCGTATCAGTCTTGGAACTGTTTACCGGAATCTGAATCTGCTTGCTGACATGGGCGAAGCAATTAAGATTACCACTCCTGACGGTGGGGACCGATTTGATGGCAATACTCACCCACACTATCACGTTGTATGCACTTGTTGCAACCGGGTATTTGATCTGCATATCGACGAAGCTCACATCAATACCATGAATAAACTGGCCGAGGAGCATTTTGATGGCACGATTGATTCACATGCAACATTATTCTATGGAACTTGTCAAGACTGTCTCACACAGAAAACATCCCGTGAGTCATAA
- a CDS encoding NADH peroxidase encodes MKKFVCTVCGYVYEGEAAPAECPVCHAPASKFKEQSADRTWAAEHVVGVAQGVSEDILEDLRANFAGECSEVGMYLAMARVAHREGYPEIGLYWEKAAYEEAEHAAKFAELLGEVVTDSTKKNLEMRVDAEHGATEGKFDLARRAKEANLDAIHDTVHEMARDEARHGKAFEGLLKRYFG; translated from the coding sequence ATGAAAAAATTTGTATGTACAGTATGTGGATATGTTTACGAAGGAGAGGCTGCACCAGCTGAATGTCCAGTCTGTCACGCACCAGCTTCTAAGTTCAAAGAGCAGTCAGCCGATAGAACATGGGCTGCTGAGCATGTAGTAGGCGTTGCACAGGGCGTAAGCGAGGATATCTTAGAGGATCTTCGTGCAAACTTCGCAGGAGAGTGTTCCGAGGTAGGAATGTACCTGGCAATGGCAAGAGTTGCACACAGAGAAGGATACCCAGAGATTGGTTTATACTGGGAGAAAGCTGCTTATGAAGAAGCTGAGCACGCTGCAAAATTCGCTGAATTACTTGGTGAAGTTGTCACAGACAGCACAAAGAAAAACCTTGAGATGCGTGTAGATGCTGAGCACGGTGCAACAGAAGGTAAATTCGACCTCGCAAGAAGAGCAAAAGAAGCTAACCTTGACGCAATCCATGACACAGTACATGAGATGGCAAGAGACGAGGCACGTCACGGAAAAGCATTCGAAGGCCTGCTTAAGAGATACTTTGGCTAA
- a CDS encoding Tim44 domain-containing protein: MKKHKVIFRILLIVICCMCFTVTGYARAGGGGSSGGSGGGSGSSSGSGSHSHYHGQGGRRGGPVEMIIWWGTFICMAGAGTIVFHYGIQKAKRKSLRSMKSFEKPGEEWNPKKMKKYVKHAYFVIQECWRRQDTSYAEKYLSKNLIQNWNSKLGWMEVNHEKPVQERVRFLNAAPVFAFDKEGEEHDRVIYLIHGRMIGYYINIDTGEVVRGKTSPETFYEYWVFIREDGRWVLDEIRQKDEVDVERL; the protein is encoded by the coding sequence ATGAAAAAACATAAAGTTATATTTAGAATACTGTTAATTGTTATATGCTGCATGTGTTTTACGGTTACAGGATATGCACGGGCCGGTGGCGGAGGTTCCAGTGGAGGATCCGGGGGCGGATCTGGAAGCAGTTCGGGCAGTGGATCGCATAGTCATTATCACGGGCAAGGCGGAAGACGTGGAGGACCGGTTGAAATGATTATCTGGTGGGGCACATTTATTTGTATGGCCGGAGCCGGAACGATAGTGTTTCATTATGGAATTCAAAAAGCAAAGCGAAAGAGCCTGCGTTCTATGAAATCATTTGAAAAACCAGGAGAAGAATGGAATCCGAAAAAGATGAAAAAATATGTGAAGCATGCATATTTTGTTATTCAGGAATGTTGGAGGCGCCAGGATACATCTTATGCGGAAAAATACCTGAGCAAAAATCTTATTCAAAATTGGAATTCGAAACTGGGTTGGATGGAAGTAAATCATGAAAAGCCAGTACAAGAACGAGTCAGATTTTTAAATGCGGCTCCGGTATTTGCCTTTGATAAAGAAGGCGAAGAACACGATCGGGTGATTTATCTGATTCATGGAAGAATGATTGGATATTATATAAATATCGATACAGGAGAAGTTGTACGTGGGAAAACATCTCCGGAAACATTTTATGAGTATTGGGTATTTATCCGTGAAGATGGAAGATGGGTTCTGGATGAAATCCGGCAGAAAGATGAAGTGGATGTGGAGCGGTTGTAA
- a CDS encoding NAD(P)H-dependent flavin oxidoreductase gives MNTKLKHLQIGDLTARLPIIQGGMGVGVSLSKLAGAVAKEGGVGIISTAQIGYDEEGFEKDQAGCNRLAIRKHIQKAKEIACGNGLIGVNIMVALKHYEEHVKEAVAAGADVIISGAGLPMKLPALVSETCRTKIAPIVSSKRALQIILKRWAHRYDRTADFIVIEGPKAGGHLGFSTEELVDINSLNYDEEIKNIIECKKEYEKQYNKKIPVIVAGGIFDSADIAHALGLGADGVQIASRFVATEECDASDAYKQAYIHAREEDIQIIQSPVGMPGRALRNEFIKNIEQERQPIKKCYNCLAQCNPGTVPYCITQALINAVKGDVENGLIFCGSNVGRIHQMTTVHNLMEELTDFSSLIES, from the coding sequence ATGAATACAAAATTAAAACATCTTCAAATTGGTGATCTGACTGCCAGACTCCCAATTATACAAGGTGGCATGGGCGTCGGTGTCAGCCTGAGTAAACTTGCCGGAGCTGTAGCAAAAGAAGGCGGAGTCGGCATCATTTCCACTGCCCAGATTGGTTATGACGAGGAAGGCTTCGAGAAAGATCAGGCAGGATGTAATCGTCTTGCTATACGAAAACATATTCAAAAAGCAAAAGAAATCGCCTGTGGCAACGGACTTATCGGAGTAAATATCATGGTGGCTCTAAAGCATTATGAAGAACACGTAAAAGAGGCCGTTGCCGCTGGTGCCGATGTCATTATCAGTGGTGCCGGACTACCGATGAAACTTCCGGCTCTTGTCAGTGAAACTTGCCGTACAAAGATTGCACCAATTGTATCGTCTAAAAGAGCATTACAGATTATTTTAAAACGCTGGGCACACAGATATGACAGAACCGCTGATTTTATTGTAATTGAAGGTCCAAAAGCAGGTGGACATCTTGGATTTTCTACGGAAGAACTTGTTGATATTAATTCTCTTAATTATGATGAAGAAATCAAAAATATAATTGAATGTAAAAAAGAGTATGAAAAACAATACAACAAAAAAATACCAGTCATTGTTGCCGGTGGTATCTTTGACTCAGCAGACATTGCCCACGCATTGGGACTTGGCGCAGATGGTGTTCAAATTGCAAGCCGTTTTGTTGCAACAGAAGAATGTGACGCATCAGATGCATATAAGCAAGCTTACATACATGCCAGAGAAGAGGATATTCAAATAATCCAAAGCCCAGTCGGAATGCCGGGCAGAGCACTTCGCAATGAGTTCATCAAGAATATAGAACAAGAGCGTCAGCCAATAAAAAAATGCTATAACTGCCTTGCCCAGTGCAATCCTGGCACTGTTCCTTATTGCATTACTCAGGCGCTGATCAATGCTGTAAAAGGTGATGTTGAAAATGGGCTTATCTTCTGCGGAAGCAATGTTGGCAGAATTCATCAAATGACTACCGTACATAATTTGATGGAAGAACTTACCGATTTTTCTTCACTTATTGAAAGTTAA
- a CDS encoding PD-(D/E)XK nuclease family transposase, whose protein sequence is MTNKLRQYFPMIHTRQEVLAEIEAKPKLKQEFYSWKKKYRKEFLDFCTGVKGVKIMYDFISKEILNPETVPERVEELLSLWIGQQVHIKEVLPNDGTRISDESTLVIMDMVVELEDGSIVNLEVQKIGYKFPGARSACYSADLLLRQYKKVRSKKGKKFNYTDVKDVYTIVLFEKSPTEFHEFPDTYIHYFEQHSNTGIQLNLLQKYLFISIDIFLKYQQNIGIQLETRRDAWLAFMGSDDPDIILKVIEKYPDFKEMYQQVYEICQNIEEVMGMFSKELAEMDRNTAQLMIDEMQEDIKQKEEILKGQDDRIKDQINKLKEQDDRLKEQDDRLKEQDDRLKEQDQVIRELMKKIEQLENK, encoded by the coding sequence ATGACCAACAAATTACGACAGTATTTTCCAATGATTCATACCAGACAAGAGGTATTAGCTGAAATTGAAGCAAAACCGAAATTAAAACAAGAATTTTATAGCTGGAAAAAAAAGTACCGAAAGGAATTTCTGGATTTTTGCACGGGAGTAAAAGGTGTAAAAATTATGTATGATTTTATTAGTAAAGAAATCTTGAATCCGGAAACAGTGCCGGAACGAGTAGAAGAATTACTTTCATTATGGATAGGGCAGCAGGTACATATTAAGGAAGTGCTTCCGAACGATGGAACACGGATTTCGGACGAATCTACGCTTGTGATTATGGATATGGTAGTCGAGTTGGAAGATGGAAGTATTGTAAATCTGGAAGTTCAGAAAATCGGATATAAATTTCCAGGAGCAAGAAGTGCATGTTATTCAGCAGATTTGTTGTTACGTCAATACAAAAAAGTACGAAGTAAAAAAGGAAAGAAATTTAATTATACTGATGTAAAAGATGTATACACGATTGTTCTGTTTGAAAAAAGTCCAACCGAGTTTCATGAATTTCCGGACACATATATTCATTATTTTGAACAACATTCAAATACAGGAATCCAACTGAATCTTTTGCAAAAATATTTATTTATTTCTATTGACATATTTTTAAAATACCAGCAAAATATAGGTATACAACTGGAAACTAGACGAGATGCATGGCTTGCATTTATGGGTTCAGATGATCCGGATATTATTTTGAAGGTTATTGAAAAATATCCGGATTTCAAGGAAATGTATCAGCAAGTCTATGAAATATGTCAGAATATTGAAGAGGTGATGGGAATGTTCTCGAAAGAATTAGCAGAAATGGATCGGAACACGGCACAGTTAATGATTGACGAGATGCAAGAAGATATAAAACAGAAGGAAGAAATACTTAAGGGACAGGATGATAGAATTAAAGATCAAATTAACAAACTTAAAGAACAGGACGATAGGCTCAAAGAACAGGACGATAGGCTCAAAGAACAGGATGATAGGCTCAAAGAGCAGGATCAAGTAATTAGAGAATTAATGAAGAAAATTGAACAGTTAGAAAATAAATAA
- the trhA gene encoding PAQR family membrane homeostasis protein TrhA, producing MAKVIEEHVKDPGSAITHFIGMLMAIFAAIPLLIKAAHEPGRIYLVSIAVYAASLILLYAASTTYHTFNISKKVNTILKKIDHMMISVLIAGSYTPICLLVLGGRMGWILLAIVWGFAIAGILIKAFWVFCPKWVSSVLYIGMGWTCVLAFTQLLNSLSPAAFGWLLAGGIIYTVGGVIYALKLPIFNSKHKNFGSHEIFHLFVMGGSLCHFVVMYAFVL from the coding sequence ATGGCAAAAGTAATAGAAGAACATGTAAAAGATCCGGGAAGTGCGATCACACATTTTATTGGAATGCTGATGGCAATATTTGCAGCAATTCCGTTGCTTATCAAAGCAGCTCATGAGCCTGGCAGGATTTATCTTGTATCTATTGCAGTTTATGCGGCAAGTCTGATCCTGCTTTATGCAGCTAGCACGACATACCATACATTTAACATTTCCAAGAAGGTAAATACGATTCTGAAGAAAATTGACCATATGATGATCAGCGTACTGATTGCCGGAAGTTATACACCAATTTGTCTGTTAGTGCTCGGCGGACGTATGGGATGGATTCTACTGGCAATTGTATGGGGATTCGCAATTGCGGGAATTCTGATAAAGGCGTTTTGGGTATTTTGCCCGAAGTGGGTATCTTCCGTACTTTATATCGGAATGGGGTGGACTTGTGTACTTGCATTTACACAGCTGCTCAACTCCCTGTCACCGGCGGCATTTGGATGGCTTTTAGCAGGCGGAATCATTTATACAGTCGGCGGAGTGATCTATGCACTGAAACTTCCGATTTTTAACAGCAAGCATAAAAATTTCGGAAGCCATGAGATTTTTCATCTGTTCGTGATGGGAGGAAGCCTGTGCCACTTTGTAGTGATGTACGCATTTGTGCTGTAG
- a CDS encoding GIY-YIG nuclease family protein, giving the protein MNYTYIVECGDGSLYTGWTNNLEKRIQAQNAGKGAKYTKSRLPVKLVYSETFATKEEAMSREYAIKHMKRKEKLQLIENRAEIFNI; this is encoded by the coding sequence ATGAATTATACATATATTGTGGAGTGTGGGGACGGTAGTCTCTACACTGGCTGGACGAACAATCTGGAAAAAAGAATACAGGCTCAAAATGCGGGAAAAGGAGCGAAATATACGAAGAGCCGTCTGCCGGTGAAACTGGTGTATTCGGAAACATTTGCCACGAAGGAAGAGGCAATGAGCCGGGAGTATGCGATTAAGCATATGAAAAGGAAAGAGAAGTTACAATTGATTGAGAATAGAGCTGAAATATTTAATATTTAA
- a CDS encoding murein hydrolase activator EnvC family protein, with protein sequence MNDNNKMDRGKEHAGPKKMTPRQKQKRNRKATLAAVLCFVAAIAIVGTYTMRDYKTVKKEGELAKAQLEEQKKALEEASQEASGNAQKDSASESGTDGAGTGGKAQKSGSGAGTAGTASKNAATAGNTDGSGNNGNQDGNSQTNGSQQAARTAGSASSANFTSDSKMIWPVSGTVLMNYSMDKTVYFATLDQYKYNPALVISGAEGDQVLCGAPGIIKSIDVTAQTGTTVTVDLGNGYEVLYGQLKEVPVKVGDQVEAKSILGYIGQPTKYYSVEGCNVYMELRKDGTPINPVDYMTKR encoded by the coding sequence ATGAACGATAATAATAAGATGGATCGCGGCAAAGAACATGCCGGTCCGAAAAAAATGACGCCAAGGCAGAAGCAAAAGAGAAATCGTAAGGCGACACTGGCGGCAGTTCTGTGCTTTGTGGCAGCCATAGCAATTGTTGGAACATACACAATGCGGGATTACAAGACAGTGAAAAAAGAAGGGGAGCTCGCAAAAGCACAACTGGAGGAACAGAAGAAAGCACTGGAGGAAGCTAGTCAGGAAGCAAGTGGAAATGCACAGAAAGACAGTGCTTCCGAGTCAGGCACGGATGGAGCCGGAACCGGTGGAAAAGCCCAAAAGAGTGGATCTGGTGCAGGAACGGCAGGGACTGCAAGCAAAAATGCTGCAACAGCCGGAAACACAGATGGATCCGGAAATAATGGCAACCAGGACGGCAACAGTCAGACTAACGGAAGTCAGCAGGCGGCAAGGACAGCGGGCAGTGCATCTTCCGCAAACTTTACAAGCGACAGCAAGATGATCTGGCCTGTAAGCGGCACGGTGCTTATGAATTACAGCATGGACAAAACAGTTTACTTCGCGACACTAGACCAATACAAGTATAATCCGGCATTGGTTATCAGCGGAGCAGAAGGAGACCAGGTTCTGTGCGGTGCACCGGGAATAATTAAATCCATTGATGTGACCGCACAGACAGGAACAACCGTGACCGTAGACCTTGGAAATGGTTACGAAGTCCTTTACGGACAGTTAAAAGAAGTGCCAGTAAAAGTCGGCGACCAGGTAGAGGCAAAAAGCATTCTCGGCTATATCGGACAGCCGACAAAGTATTACAGCGTGGAAGGATGCAACGTATATATGGAATTACGAAAAGATGGAACACCAATAAACCCTGTAGATTATATGACAAAAAGATAA
- a CDS encoding SpoIID/LytB domain-containing protein, whose protein sequence is MRFAYLKYRLKKLGCYLLIIILLPYIITVFLSGPGAYGASRVDETMVNVKADGEKSGSDGGKQEDSNAENVDKIQMPLSEYCIGIMAREIPAVYEEEALKTQAVLVRTQVCLALGAGADTILEERYWTKKDMQDSWGADQYSKYYKRLEHAWEETNGQVLTYENALAKTPFCRLSNGSTRDGREALGSEDYPYLKIVDCPLDIESKEQIQTITIDDMDAEVTGVDTAGYVLSVRVGNDTVSGEEFRTNYHLASSCFSFQKYDGKLRITTRGIGHGLGLSQYTANQMAKEGKSMEEILAHFFEGTELKEGVEIVQVEDGAGE, encoded by the coding sequence ATGAGATTTGCATATTTGAAGTATAGATTAAAGAAACTGGGGTGCTATCTTCTGATCATTATATTGCTGCCCTATATTATCACCGTGTTCTTAAGCGGACCGGGAGCTTATGGAGCTTCCAGAGTGGACGAGACTATGGTAAATGTGAAGGCAGATGGGGAAAAGTCCGGCAGTGATGGTGGAAAACAGGAAGATTCTAATGCTGAAAATGTGGATAAAATTCAGATGCCGCTCAGTGAATACTGTATTGGAATTATGGCCAGAGAAATCCCTGCGGTTTATGAGGAGGAAGCTTTAAAAACCCAGGCAGTTCTTGTGCGGACCCAGGTATGTCTGGCGCTTGGCGCAGGGGCAGATACTATATTAGAAGAGAGATACTGGACAAAGAAAGATATGCAGGATTCCTGGGGAGCAGATCAATATTCCAAGTATTATAAGCGGCTTGAGCATGCATGGGAGGAGACCAACGGACAGGTGCTGACTTATGAAAATGCGCTGGCAAAGACACCATTTTGCAGACTCAGTAATGGAAGTACAAGGGATGGACGGGAGGCGCTGGGGAGCGAAGATTATCCGTATCTGAAGATTGTGGACTGTCCGCTAGATATTGAGTCGAAAGAACAAATTCAGACAATTACTATAGATGATATGGATGCAGAAGTGACTGGGGTAGACACTGCAGGATATGTACTTAGCGTCCGGGTTGGAAATGACACCGTGAGTGGAGAAGAATTCCGAACCAATTATCATCTCGCATCAAGCTGCTTTTCTTTTCAGAAATATGACGGAAAGCTGCGGATCACGACCCGGGGTATCGGGCATGGACTGGGCTTAAGCCAGTACACGGCAAATCAAATGGCAAAAGAAGGAAAAAGCATGGAAGAGATACTGGCACATTTCTTCGAAGGGACAGAACTGAAAGAAGGCGTGGAGATCGTGCAGGTGGAAGACGGAGCAGGAGAGTAG
- a CDS encoding glycogen/starch/alpha-glucan phosphorylase produces MINPRFEKKAFKKEVEQNVKQLFRKTVDEVSQQELYQAVSYVVKDAIIDDWIATQKQYEKDDPKIVYYMSMEFLLGRALGNNLINMTAYKEVKEALEEMGLNLNELEDQEPDPALGNGGLGRLAACFLDSLASLGYAAYGCGIRYRYGMFKQKIKDGYQEEKPDNWLKNGNPFELRRPEYAKEVRFGGNIRVEYDDKTGDIRFKQENYESVLAVPYDYPIVGYDNHIVNTLRIWDAEPIVDFQLDSFDRGDYHKAVEQQNLAKTIVEVLYPNDNHYAGKELRLKQQYFFVSASLQAALEKYKKNHDDIHKLPEKMTIQMNDTHPTVAVAELMRLLLDEEGLGWDEAWEITTKTCAYTNHTIMEEALEKWPIDLFSRLLPRVYQIIQEIDRRFVAKIREMYPGNEEKVAKMQILRDGQVKMAHLAIVAGYSVNGVARLHTEILKKQELRDFYEMMPQKFNNKTNGITQRRFLMHGNPLLADWVTDKLGTKDWITDLSLMSGLKKWVDDEEALKEFMSIKYENKVRLAKYIKEHNGIEVDPRSIFDVQVKRLHEYKRQFLNILHVMYLYNEIKEHPEISFYPRTFIFGAKASAGYIRAKQIIKLINSVADVVNNDRSINGKLKVVFIEDYRVSNAEIIFAAADVSEQISTASKEASGTGNMKFMLNGAPTLGTMDGANVEIVEEVGAENAFIFGLSSDEVINYENNGGYNPMDIYNSDADIRRVVNQLVDGTYSQGDKEMYRDLYNSLLTAQGGSKADTYFILKDFRSYADTQKKVEEAYRDKDRWAKMALLNTASCGKFSSDRTIQEYVDDIWHLDKVTVEV; encoded by the coding sequence ATGATTAATCCGAGATTTGAAAAAAAAGCGTTTAAGAAAGAAGTAGAACAGAATGTTAAGCAACTGTTCCGAAAAACTGTAGACGAAGTATCTCAGCAGGAGCTTTATCAGGCAGTTTCCTATGTCGTAAAAGATGCAATTATCGATGACTGGATCGCAACTCAGAAGCAGTACGAGAAAGATGATCCGAAAATCGTGTATTACATGTCCATGGAGTTCCTGCTTGGAAGAGCTCTTGGCAATAACCTGATCAATATGACGGCATATAAAGAGGTGAAAGAGGCTCTGGAAGAAATGGGTCTGAACCTGAATGAACTTGAGGATCAGGAGCCGGACCCGGCACTTGGAAATGGCGGACTTGGTCGTCTCGCTGCATGTTTCTTGGATTCACTGGCATCTCTTGGCTATGCAGCTTACGGCTGTGGTATCCGCTACCGTTATGGTATGTTCAAGCAGAAGATCAAAGATGGCTATCAGGAAGAAAAACCGGATAACTGGCTGAAGAACGGCAATCCATTCGAACTTCGCAGACCGGAGTATGCAAAGGAAGTACGTTTCGGTGGAAATATCCGTGTAGAGTACGATGATAAGACCGGAGATATCCGTTTTAAACAGGAGAATTATGAGTCTGTTCTGGCAGTTCCGTATGATTATCCGATCGTAGGATATGATAATCATATTGTAAATACACTTCGTATCTGGGACGCAGAACCAATCGTAGATTTCCAGTTAGATTCATTTGATCGCGGTGACTATCACAAAGCGGTAGAGCAGCAGAATCTGGCAAAAACGATCGTAGAGGTCCTGTACCCGAACGATAACCACTATGCAGGAAAGGAACTGAGACTGAAACAGCAGTATTTCTTCGTATCTGCCAGTCTTCAGGCTGCGCTTGAAAAATATAAAAAGAACCATGATGATATCCATAAACTGCCGGAGAAGATGACGATTCAGATGAATGATACACATCCGACGGTAGCAGTTGCCGAGCTTATGAGACTTCTTCTTGATGAGGAAGGACTTGGCTGGGATGAGGCATGGGAGATCACAACAAAGACCTGCGCTTACACGAACCACACCATCATGGAAGAGGCTCTGGAAAAATGGCCAATCGATTTGTTCTCCAGGCTGCTTCCTCGTGTATACCAGATCATCCAGGAGATTGACCGCCGCTTTGTGGCTAAGATCCGTGAGATGTATCCGGGAAATGAAGAGAAAGTAGCAAAGATGCAGATTTTAAGAGATGGTCAGGTAAAGATGGCTCATCTTGCAATCGTAGCCGGATACTCTGTCAATGGAGTTGCAAGACTTCATACAGAAATCCTGAAAAAACAGGAGCTTCGTGATTTCTACGAAATGATGCCGCAGAAATTCAATAATAAGACAAACGGAATTACGCAGAGACGTTTCCTGATGCATGGAAATCCGCTGCTGGCTGACTGGGTAACAGATAAGCTTGGAACAAAGGACTGGATCACAGATCTGTCTCTGATGTCAGGATTGAAAAAATGGGTGGACGATGAGGAAGCTCTGAAGGAATTTATGAGCATCAAGTATGAGAATAAAGTCCGCCTGGCAAAATACATTAAAGAGCACAATGGCATTGAAGTGGATCCAAGATCTATCTTCGATGTACAGGTCAAGAGACTGCACGAGTACAAGAGACAGTTTCTTAACATTTTACATGTGATGTATTTGTACAACGAGATCAAGGAACATCCGGAAATAAGCTTCTATCCGAGAACATTTATCTTCGGAGCAAAAGCTTCCGCAGGATATATCCGTGCAAAACAGATCATCAAACTGATCAATTCCGTTGCGGATGTAGTCAACAACGACCGCAGTATCAACGGCAAACTGAAAGTTGTATTCATCGAAGATTATCGTGTGTCAAATGCTGAGATCATCTTCGCAGCAGCTGATGTAAGCGAGCAGATTTCCACAGCTTCCAAAGAGGCATCAGGAACCGGTAATATGAAGTTCATGCTCAACGGCGCACCGACACTTGGAACGATGGATGGAGCAAATGTGGAGATTGTTGAAGAAGTTGGTGCAGAGAATGCATTTATCTTCGGACTCAGCTCTGACGAGGTCATCAATTACGAGAACAATGGCGGCTACAATCCGATGGATATCTACAATAGTGATGCCGATATCCGACGCGTTGTGAACCAGCTTGTGGATGGAACATATTCACAAGGTGATAAGGAAATGTACCGTGACCTGTATAATTCACTTCTGACAGCTCAAGGTGGAAGCAAAGCCGATACGTATTTCATTCTGAAGGATTTCCGTTCTTATGCGGATACACAGAAGAAGGTTGAAGAAGCTTATCGCGACAAAGACAGATGGGCTAAGATGGCACTTCTGAATACTGCAAGCTGTGGAAAATTCTCATCTGACAGAACGATTCAGGAGTATGTGGATGATATCTGGCATCTGGATAAAGTGACAGTAGAAGTTTAG